The Candidatus Methylarchaceae archaeon HK02M2 genome includes the window CTAGGCAGATCGATCACGTCAGAAATGATAGGCAGATATCCTATAGCTAACATCATTCAAATAACCGCACCTATAAATCCGGGTAACTCAGGAGGGCCGCTTTTAAATTACCAAGGTCAAGTAATTGGTATAACCACAGCAATTGTGGCCGCATCTCAAGGAATCGGGTTCACGATCCCTTCTAACACAATCTTAAGGGAAATTGGGTACCTCATCACTGAAGGGAGTTATGATAGACATCCTTGGCTAGGTGTATCAGGAATAGACATGAATTATGAAATAGCAAAAGATATGAACGCGAATATAACTTATGGATGGTTGATAGTTCAAGTTGTAAGCGGGGGTCCAGCAGATCAAGCAGGTTTACAGAGCGATGACATAATAATTGCTTTAAACGAATCCCCTATAGTAAATGGAGACGACCTCGCAACATATCTTGAAGAACAAACACAACCTGGCCAAATAATCAGTATAACAATAGTAAGAAACAATTTAACAATGATGTGTACTGTTGAATTAGGAACTCGACCACCGCCATAAATATATTGATTATCAGAATGGAATTCTGATTTGGAAACATAAATACTGAAACGCTGGACAATTTCTAATATAAGATTGAAAATGGCATTTGGACTTTACCGACATAACTGGATAGGTAAGGTATCAGATAAAACATCTCTTATATGTAGTAATATAAAGGGTCTAAGAAACCGTTAAAAATGTATATTTTAAAGCGTTTTTAAATCAGATTTTAATAGTTTATTTAACGCTATATTTGACGATGTTGGGAGAAATATATTAAAGTACTTTTCGGAAGTTTAATTTATATTAGAGTAAAAAAATCAAAATTATTTATTGAATTCGAAAAAGGTTAACAAAGCTGAAAAATTAACTGAATTGGCAAGAAGACGAGGGTTCTTCTGGCCAGCACTAGAGCTTTATGGCGGAGTGAGCGGATTCATTTCTTTTGGAGAACTTGGTGTAAAACTTAAAGAAAAGATGATCCGAATATGGAAGGATTATTTCGTCCACAAGCATGGCTTTACTGAAGTCGATACACCTTTAATAACTCCCTATACGATCTTCGAAGTATCAGGTCATGTAAAGAGCTTTAAAGATCCAATGGCTGAGTGCTCTAAATGTCACAGGAAGTTCAGAGCAGACCATCTCTTACTAGAAACGGGTCACATAGTCTCGGAAAGGATGAGCATAAATGAAATGAGTAAGGAGTTAAATAAAGAAGTTGTCAAGTGCAGAGAATGTGGCAATACTGGATGGAATGTAGGATATTTCTTAACCATGTTTAAAACAAATATAGGACCTTACAGTGGGGATGAGGGATTTATGCGCCCTGAGACAGCCCAAGGTATGTTTACAGAATTCAAGCGTCTTTATGAAGTATCAAGAGGCAAGATGCCTCTAGGTGTAGCACAGATAGGAAAAGCCTTCCGGAATGAAATATCACCAAGGCAGGGAGTAATAAGGCTCAGAGAATTTTCTATGATGGAAGTGGAGTTATTTTTTGATCCATTGAATCCAACATGTCCTTATTTAGATCAAATAAGTGATGAAGTTCTAAGGATATTACCAGAAGAAATAGTAGTGAAAGGCACAGAAAAGCCTCTAATCATAACTGTAAAAGAAGCTCTAGACAAGGGAGCAATAAAACAAGAATGGCTTGCATATTTTATGGCATTATCGAAAAAATTCTTAAAAAAACTGGGGATACCTGAGGATCGACAGAGATTTTATGCAAAACTTCCTGGAGAAAGGGCTCATTATTCTGCCCAGACATATGATCATGAGGTTCTCCTTGATAAGTTTGGGTGGGTTGAAGTGGCTGGACATGCATACAGAACAGATTACGACCTAAGTTCCCATATGAAGAAAAGCTCTGTGGACCTCTCTGTTTCTGTACAACTAAATGAGCCGGTTATAGTTAAAAATCTGAAAATGAACTTTGATGTAAAGAAGATCAGAGAAGCTTTTCCAGATAAAGTCAATATCATTCTTAAAAGGTTACAGGAGATGAATAAAAAGGAAGTCAAGGAAATCATAGATAGAGGAACCCTAGTGGTCGAGGGGTGTATACTACCTGAGAATGTAATTGAATTTGATGAGGTAGAGGAAAAGACCAAAGTGAGGCGTTTTATCCCCCATGTAGTAGAACCAAGTTTTGGAATAGAAAGACTGATTTATGCTACACTTGAATATGCGTATTGGGAAAAAGAAGATCGCAGAGTCGTACTAAAAATTCTTCCGTATCTTGCCCCTATTGAAGCCTCGGTACTTCCTTTAGTATCAAAGAAGAGATTGCAAGAAAAATCTCTAGCAGTATTGGAAGATTTAAGAGGAAGAGGAATTGATGCAATATACGATGATTCTGGCTCTATAGGTCGAAGGTATGCAAGGTCTGATGAGATTGGTGTACCATTTTCTATAACAATTGACTATGAAACACTAGACGATGATACTGTAACTGTAAGAGATAGAGATACATGGAAGCAGGAGAGGATACCTATTAAAGACCTCTCCGAATATCTCTTAAAGCTCTTACATTTTTCTAATCATTCATTAAATAAGAATAAAGAGAACTATAGCTGAGATGGCGCCACTAAGAGTAGAGAAAAAATTCACTACATTATTATCCACGGAATCAATGCCACTAAATCCTTTTGTTATTTTGCCACAATGTTTCTCATTTTCAGTAGTCTTCCCACAAATCTCACATATACCAATCCTTTGAATCGTAGCACCAAGGACACTATCCACAATACATCCAATAATTCCTCCTATAGTTATGATGATTAAGACATTTATGGGTGCAGACCCAATTATTCCAAGGTAAATTGCTGCTATCCCAATAAAAATTGACCCAAAAAAGGCAGATATTGTCCCAATCAGAGTAATCCCACCTGATGTACCGGCCTTAACAGTCTTTCTCAAATTAGTTATAAGTCTAGGTTCTTGTTTGCTCAATAAACCAATCTCGGTTGCGATGGTATCTGCAGTGGCTGAAGCCATCGCACCAAGAAAAGCAATTGCATAAATGTCACCGCCAAATATGAATTCCGTGACAGCGAAGATGGATGCAACTCCCCCATTTGCCAAAGCATTAGGCCAACTCCTTACACCTCCTTTTTCTTGGGCAGAACCAAGTTCCTCCTTATAGCTAAATCTGAATCTAGTGAATTGGATTGAGACTATAAAGAAAATGACTAGTATGATAAACCAATACCAACCCCCGCCAAAAAGTATCAGGGAACCTATAATGATGCAAGCAATAGCCCCCCCAAAATCTACAGCTTTAGCTTTAAGGGCTATCAATCCGAGGAAAAATACGATTAAAAGATTGATTAGAACTTCTAGAGAAAACGGCAGCATGATTTGCCAAACCTTACAATTTAATACTCCCTCAAATACTTTTTTATCAATTATGGTTCACCTACAACTTCTAAGAAGGATATTTCACTAGCGATATTTATGTTATTTAATCAACTTTATCTTTGGATTGTCTTCAAGATAATCTTTGAAGAAAAGATTTGTTTCTCCTAATGTGAGCATATCTGTCGAATTTACCTCGATAATTATTGGTAACTCGTTTACAGCTTTCCCTAATACCATACAAGCCCTTGGTGGTAATGTCTTCACAATAGCTTTTACCGTATCTGAATCTACTGTAGAGATTCGAGAGATTGTTTCTAAATCAACATCATTTGTAAAGTTGAATATAAAAAGATTATCAACTTGTCTGTATATACAATCCTTTATAACATCAGGTTGGTTAGTTATAAATGTAGTAAATATGCCAAAATGTCTCATTCTAGTTACAATATCATCCCAGTATGTCTCTCTAAGATAGAGATGAGCCTCTTCTGCAAATAAAAAGATAGGAGGGATTTTTCCCCTGCCAAGAAGGTTAACTATTTTACCTAATATAAGTTCAACAACGATCTTTCTCACTTGAGGTTGGAGACGGCTAAGAGATATTATGAAAACTCCCCCTTGCTTATATTTAGAAAACAAATCCTCAAATCTTATCGTTCTTTCTTGTTCATCTGAAAATAACTTAGAAGATAGCATTGTATGATACCTTGAAAATAGAGCATCCTTAACAAACTCATTGCACCTCCATTTTTGAATTGAATTGATAAAAGAAGCCATATTCACTGAGCCTTGAGCTTCCAGAAATTCCCAAATCCTTCCGAATTCACGTAATGAAGCTCCAGGAATATCTAATGCATGTTGAAGCATACTTGCGATTCCAGACAAACCAATATATTTTAAAGAGAAGCGCAAAGATTTGCCTGGTATAAGATTGAATACTTTATCAGCTATCGAATTTGGCCTCCCATTTTTCTTCCATCCAATGCCTTTGTATTCATCATTAAGATCAAATACGATTATATACGCGCCGTGTTCGACTAGCATGTTTATGATAAGCTTGGCTAGATGAGATTTTCCTGTTCCTTTCTTACCAGTTATTATATTGAGTCTTCCATCAAGCGCCTCAGCATAAATTTGGAACCCATCACCATCATTTGTAATACCTACAGGTAACTTTCTATAGCCATCTCTTTTCGCTAGAGAAAAAAGGTCAGATATTGATAACTTTTTAACCTTTGATGTCACTCTTGATGGAAGCCAAGACAGATTAGGTGTTAATCTCCCTCCTTCAACAACACCTCTTATTTTACATCTTAACAATTTCATATCCCTGATCAAATAAGAAATTGTCTTAATTTCTAAAGGATCAAGCTCAATTCTTTGGACGGTTTTATTCAAAATTTCTTCCCTAACCAAATCGTTTACAAGTTCAGATAAATCTAGATAAGATTCGTCATAAATCTGAACTACCATCTGTCTCTCCTGAGCCTCATCTTCAATAAGTATGTATTCACCACGTGACACCCCCTCACTAGGTAGCGCTAAAAGAAGAATCTCGTTTCCAGATTTTTCAAGTATCTTCATAATACTGCACCTTATCTCAACGATCCTATCTTTAGATTCCCAAGAGCGATTTTACGTGGGTCTTCTGCTGGAAGCTCTACAATGCCAACTTTTTTCGAGAGATAACTTTTGATAGATGTATCTTCAGAACGCGTAAATATAGATAAATGATGAGCTAGCCTTAAAGACTCTGGATATCCTCCAAAGAAGCAGTCGTTATACCTCACCCTTGAGAGCGTATCCTTAAAAGTATTAAAATTAAAGTTGCCTACATCAACCCTAAAGACCAATCCATCATCAGTGAACTTAACTAACAATATCCTTCCTTTAACTCCTCTAAAAATTGGACTAATTAATTGGTGAATATCGGCGTATATAGGGGATTCACTATACGAATAAAGCTGTCCTGCAAGTCGGTTCAAAATTCTGTGTTTTGAAGATTTTGAAATTCCGATGACTCTGTTGCCTTTCTCTTTTGCTTTATCTAAAATATCCATGAGAGTACAATCTTTAACATCGAAGATAGAATTTCTGAGCGAACCATCGATCATTATGACCCCTTCCGATAAGCTAAGAGCTAACTCCATAACAAAAATCCTCTCAAGCCTCACCCTTATCATCGCTTGAGCCATCGAATCTTCTAATAGAATTAGTTTCGATAACCGATAATCCTCAATTAAATCACTCACATTCTGTTCATTTAAGTAAAATATTATTGGGCCTATCCTCACATGGTTCTGATGATTATGATCGTGAAAAAAGACAGCAGCTACACGTGCTGCATATATCACTCCATCTTCGACATCGGCTATATGAATGCAAGATGAATCAATAGATGCCAAGACGGTAGGCTGGGAAATTACTGGAAACTTTCTTACTTCTAAGACTTGGTTTGATGGCCACCCTCTAATGGGTCTCATGTTGTAATTATCGGCGTTAAAAATTATCATCTTTCCCGTGAGCTTCAATATGCATGGTGTAATTTTTGATAATTGATTCGTGATTGTTTCGGCTATCAATGATGTATCTGGTAAAACTTTATCAGTAAGTGGAAGGTTTAATTGCTTGCCCATGTTGTTCAACAATATTAAGCAAGATGGGATTAATAAATGTTGTGCAATTATTAATTGTACAACAATAATAAACAGTATAGTTGAGAGATTTGTCAGACAGATCTGTATCGCCCATAGTTAGGATAAAATTGAAGAAAGGGAGCTGGGAAGTAGAAATCGAATGTGAAGAGACAAAGATCAAAGAAACTATAGAAAGCGTGCTCTCGGGCTTGAGCACTATACCCGAAATGAAATCTGAAGTACTAAAAAAGTCTAAAGGTGTATTAACCTGTAGAAAGTTGATTGAAAACTTATGGGCCGAGGGCTGGTTTTCTACGTCTAAAAGCCTAGGTGATGTACACGATGAATTAGCAAGGCGAGGGTACCATTATAATAGGACTTCAGTATCTCACTCTTTAGCAGAATTAGTAAGAGAAAACTTACTAACACGGTTAGGAACTCAAAGAAGTTATAGATATGTACAAAAGAAACCTCCACTTACTACACCAGATTAATTTTAATAAAATTCCAAAAAACACTAGTTTATTTATTATAATCATATCGAAAATAATTAATCAATATCTGCGACTATCATGACCTTGTATCTCTACTGAATTTACATTGAATTCCACAATCTTGACAGATTCTTCGATGATTCCATTGTGAAAGTGAAATTCGTGTGAAAAGCCAAAAGATACTTAATGAAATTAAAAAGAGATCAAAAAAGAAGTTATTACCAAATGTGTCGACTCCGATTAATAAAGAGAACATACCAAAGATAAAGAAAGCATTGAAAAAAAGGCGAAGAATTGTTCCTCGAAAATTAAACAAGGGGAAAAGTAAGCCAAAGGCAATTCCTAATATCCCAATACATATGGAGAAAAGACTTACTTGTGTTATTTGCCAATTGTTAGAAAAATAAAGAGTAGTCCCGAAGAGATTTATCAGAGCTCCAAAGAATAACCCTGTGCAACCCGTACAAAAAGTCTTGTTCCCTATCTGAAATTCGTGAGCCGAAAAGTTATCACAGATAGGGTGATGTCCATGTGTAATCTTCGTATTAAAAATAAAGGAAGCATTATTAAATGGGAACATACCTTCTTCAGAGAAGAATTCACTTGAACCTTTTTTCTTAAAATAAAATATTTGTGAACACTTTTTTGGGAAAAAAACAGCTATTATTCCAAAGATACAGATAAATCCAAATATCGAGCCAATTATGTGTTTCCTTAACAGAAGATCTTGACTAACCGATGATGGAACTAAAAGAATTATTGAAAGAAAAAGTCCAAAATATGATAGACCTATCAATAACAAAAGGTCTGAACGGTGGTAAATCTTCAAAGGCATGGAAATCTCTTTAAAATAAACTTCTTAACTGTGCCATAATACCTTGACTTGCCAAGTATTTGTAAGTTCTCCTCTTGAGCTTATTCGAAGAGAAGATGCCTTTAATTCTTCTATTTATAGACCCATAAAAAGCTTTATAGCATTCATAAAGTTCCTGTTGTACTTCATCTCTAGATAAGTTTTCTGTAGGCATTATAGCATGAACCATATCGTAATTCGCCCAATTATAATCCTCGATCCATCCATTTAATTCAGCGGCTTCATATAACTCCGTCCCAGGAAACGGTGTAAGTATCATAAAGATGGCTAGATCAGGATCTAAATCATTCGCGAATTCTCTTAAACTCGCTATTGATTCAGCAGAATCTTTTCTTTCTCCAATTATAAAAGTTGCTTGAGCAAAGATGTCACTCTTTTTCAGCAATTTAATTGCTCTTTTTGATTCTTCAGGATTGATTCCTTTATTCAAGGACTCCAGAGTTGATTGTCTTTGGCTTTCTACTCCTAAAAGCGACCACATATTCCCTGCTTTTCGCATTTTGGGTAGAAATTCTTGATTTTTTACAACATCGTCACATCTGGCTTGGAAAAACCACATTATATCGTTCGATAAACCTCTTTGAATTATCTCATCGGATAAATTCTCCATATGTTTACCGATACCAAAATTGTCATCTGTCAACCAGAGGAACTTGATCCCATAGTTCTGATAGCAGAATTCCATTTCATCAACAATTCGCTTTGCAGATTTAAGCCTCCATAAACCATTCCAGTGCCTCCATTGTGAGCAAAAGGTACATTTATGTGGACATCCTCTTGATCCTTCAATTAAAGCATATCTTGTCTTTGAACCAGCCATCATGGTAAAATGGTATTTTTTGATAT containing:
- a CDS encoding DNA double-strand break repair nuclease NurA is translated as MGKQLNLPLTDKVLPDTSLIAETITNQLSKITPCILKLTGKMIIFNADNYNMRPIRGWPSNQVLEVRKFPVISQPTVLASIDSSCIHIADVEDGVIYAARVAAVFFHDHNHQNHVRIGPIIFYLNEQNVSDLIEDYRLSKLILLEDSMAQAMIRVRLERIFVMELALSLSEGVIMIDGSLRNSIFDVKDCTLMDILDKAKEKGNRVIGISKSSKHRILNRLAGQLYSYSESPIYADIHQLISPIFRGVKGRILLVKFTDDGLVFRVDVGNFNFNTFKDTLSRVRYNDCFFGGYPESLRLAHHLSIFTRSEDTSIKSYLSKKVGIVELPAEDPRKIALGNLKIGSLR
- a CDS encoding DUF87 domain-containing protein — its product is MKILEKSGNEILLLALPSEGVSRGEYILIEDEAQERQMVVQIYDESYLDLSELVNDLVREEILNKTVQRIELDPLEIKTISYLIRDMKLLRCKIRGVVEGGRLTPNLSWLPSRVTSKVKKLSISDLFSLAKRDGYRKLPVGITNDGDGFQIYAEALDGRLNIITGKKGTGKSHLAKLIINMLVEHGAYIIVFDLNDEYKGIGWKKNGRPNSIADKVFNLIPGKSLRFSLKYIGLSGIASMLQHALDIPGASLREFGRIWEFLEAQGSVNMASFINSIQKWRCNEFVKDALFSRYHTMLSSKLFSDEQERTIRFEDLFSKYKQGGVFIISLSRLQPQVRKIVVELILGKIVNLLGRGKIPPIFLFAEEAHLYLRETYWDDIVTRMRHFGIFTTFITNQPDVIKDCIYRQVDNLFIFNFTNDVDLETISRISTVDSDTVKAIVKTLPPRACMVLGKAVNELPIIIEVNSTDMLTLGETNLFFKDYLEDNPKIKLIK
- a CDS encoding B12-binding domain-containing radical SAM protein encodes the protein MRILFVEPPKDFWFVMGEYLPPPFGILQLAAFLESKNKDVEIKVLDCQAERLDWKGLEKRIESHDPDIMATSGLSTCNTFAILRTCGIAKKVKPNILTIVGGQHFTFLSQQSLEKYPEIDIIVRGEGEQTLVNLIRAFTEKSAFSNIKGISFRHKGKIQHNPQGPLITNLDDLPFPGYHFIEDHIKKYHFTMMAGSKTRYALIEGSRGCPHKCTFCSQWRHWNGLWRLKSAKRIVDEMEFCYQNYGIKFLWLTDDNFGIGKHMENLSDEIIQRGLSNDIMWFFQARCDDVVKNQEFLPKMRKAGNMWSLLGVESQRQSTLESLNKGINPEESKRAIKLLKKSDIFAQATFIIGERKDSAESIASLREFANDLDPDLAIFMILTPFPGTELYEAAELNGWIEDYNWANYDMVHAIMPTENLSRDEVQQELYECYKAFYGSINRRIKGIFSSNKLKRRTYKYLASQGIMAQLRSLF
- the glyS gene encoding glycine--tRNA ligase, which encodes MNSKKVNKAEKLTELARRRGFFWPALELYGGVSGFISFGELGVKLKEKMIRIWKDYFVHKHGFTEVDTPLITPYTIFEVSGHVKSFKDPMAECSKCHRKFRADHLLLETGHIVSERMSINEMSKELNKEVVKCRECGNTGWNVGYFLTMFKTNIGPYSGDEGFMRPETAQGMFTEFKRLYEVSRGKMPLGVAQIGKAFRNEISPRQGVIRLREFSMMEVELFFDPLNPTCPYLDQISDEVLRILPEEIVVKGTEKPLIITVKEALDKGAIKQEWLAYFMALSKKFLKKLGIPEDRQRFYAKLPGERAHYSAQTYDHEVLLDKFGWVEVAGHAYRTDYDLSSHMKKSSVDLSVSVQLNEPVIVKNLKMNFDVKKIREAFPDKVNIILKRLQEMNKKEVKEIIDRGTLVVEGCILPENVIEFDEVEEKTKVRRFIPHVVEPSFGIERLIYATLEYAYWEKEDRRVVLKILPYLAPIEASVLPLVSKKRLQEKSLAVLEDLRGRGIDAIYDDSGSIGRRYARSDEIGVPFSITIDYETLDDDTVTVRDRDTWKQERIPIKDLSEYLLKLLHFSNHSLNKNKENYS
- a CDS encoding DUF92 domain-containing protein — encoded protein: MLPFSLEVLINLLIVFFLGLIALKAKAVDFGGAIACIIIGSLILFGGGWYWFIILVIFFIVSIQFTRFRFSYKEELGSAQEKGGVRSWPNALANGGVASIFAVTEFIFGGDIYAIAFLGAMASATADTIATEIGLLSKQEPRLITNLRKTVKAGTSGGITLIGTISAFFGSIFIGIAAIYLGIIGSAPINVLIIITIGGIIGCIVDSVLGATIQRIGICEICGKTTENEKHCGKITKGFSGIDSVDNNVVNFFSTLSGAISAIVLFILI